A window from Candidatus Arthromitus sp. SFB-rat-Yit encodes these proteins:
- a CDS encoding TIGR01212 family radical SAM protein (This family includes YhcC from E. coli K-12, an uncharacterized radical SAM protein.) produces the protein MILDDKPYFSLNSFLRNKFKEKIIKITLDGGFTCPNRDGKIAFGGCTFCSSMGSGEFAGNRLKSVTEQFTQQKEMMKKKWSSNKYIAYFQAYTNTYAPLDYLKKIYDEALIQEGVVGLSIGTRPDCLSQDILDLLSYYNEKTFLMIELGLQTSKDSTATLINRGHDTNCFKDAVIELRKRNINVVAHVIFGLPYESYDDMMNTVKFINSLDIQGVKYHLLYIIKNTKLAQEYMKNPSIYTLTMDSYIKIIGDAISLTNPNIVIHRITGDAKREDIIEPKWSIKKWELLNSIHHYLKENNIYQGKYFNA, from the coding sequence ATGATTTTAGATGATAAACCTTATTTTTCTTTAAACTCATTTCTTAGAAATAAATTCAAAGAAAAAATAATAAAAATAACATTAGATGGCGGTTTTACATGTCCAAATCGAGATGGGAAAATAGCTTTTGGTGGATGTACATTTTGTAGCTCTATGGGATCTGGAGAATTTGCAGGAAATAGATTAAAATCAGTAACAGAACAATTTACCCAACAAAAAGAAATGATGAAAAAAAAATGGAGTTCAAATAAATACATAGCATATTTTCAAGCATATACAAACACATATGCTCCTTTAGATTATTTAAAAAAAATATATGATGAGGCACTAATTCAAGAAGGAGTTGTTGGTTTATCAATAGGAACTCGTCCTGATTGTTTATCTCAAGATATTTTAGATTTGCTCTCTTACTATAATGAAAAAACATTTTTAATGATTGAACTTGGACTCCAGACTTCAAAAGATTCAACTGCTACTTTAATAAATCGTGGACACGATACTAATTGTTTTAAAGATGCAGTTATAGAATTAAGAAAGAGAAATATAAACGTGGTTGCACATGTTATATTTGGATTGCCTTATGAATCCTATGATGATATGATGAACACCGTAAAATTTATAAATAGCTTAGATATACAAGGTGTTAAGTATCATCTACTTTATATAATTAAAAACACTAAACTTGCACAAGAATATATGAAAAATCCATCCATATACACACTAACAATGGATAGTTATATAAAAATAATAGGAGATGCTATATCACTTACAAATCCAAATATAGTAATACATAGAATAACTGGGGATGCAAAGAGAGAGGATATAATAGAACCTAAATGGAGCATAAAAAAATGGGAATTATTAAACTCAATACATCATTATTTAAAGGAAAATAATATATATCAAGGTAAGTATTTTAATGCTTAG
- a CDS encoding LTA synthase family protein, protein MDKLYNYGKSITYALSDFNLSDTYLKNGFLHSFYNSTNLFFLNNTNFNYDIDKVLKLKNILNNHYYNSKDPNLNIIVIQLESLFDPLKLKNTKFSSDPLKNLRNLSKTNESGEIIVPVLGGGTIQTEFEILTGINMKNLYTKMPYLNILNKNQVESIPYILKNSGYATTALHNYFSTFYNRTKAYENLGFDTFIPIESISSRETSKNFWYKDNLLINEIITKIKNTPEKDFIFGVAVESHGPYNTPIDGDIVVKNDLLNEQELLELQNYANIIKHVDDFILNLVNELNNIDEEYVLIFYSDHLPSLGENHSTLSLLDSVDLFKTPYLIIESNNNNSISIENEEIHSYEFLHEIFSDLNINSTIYHKLRTILKQDQNYDDYEKQLILDIKKQNIYEDNKFPYEKSTIKIGNKPQIIENVNISENEILIIGSGFTENSKILVNGIKIDTQYISPNCLKSVNYTTNNDDIFLVVLFSNKNSPLDISNKFIF, encoded by the coding sequence ATGGATAAACTTTATAATTATGGTAAATCTATTACATATGCCTTAAGTGATTTTAATTTATCGGATACATATTTAAAAAATGGATTTCTACACTCATTTTATAATTCAACTAACTTGTTTTTTTTAAATAATACAAATTTTAATTATGATATAGATAAAGTCCTCAAACTTAAAAATATATTAAATAACCATTATTATAATTCTAAGGATCCAAATCTTAATATAATTGTAATTCAATTAGAATCATTATTTGACCCACTTAAGTTAAAAAATACAAAATTCTCTAGTGATCCACTTAAAAATTTGAGGAATTTATCAAAAACAAATGAGAGTGGAGAAATAATAGTTCCAGTTTTAGGTGGTGGAACAATACAAACAGAATTTGAAATACTTACAGGCATTAACATGAAAAATCTTTATACCAAAATGCCCTACTTAAATATACTAAATAAAAATCAAGTGGAAAGTATTCCTTATATATTAAAAAATTCTGGATATGCAACAACAGCCTTACACAATTATTTTTCAACATTTTACAATCGTACTAAAGCTTATGAAAATCTCGGATTTGATACATTTATACCTATTGAATCTATTTCGTCAAGAGAAACTAGCAAAAATTTTTGGTATAAAGATAATCTTTTAATAAATGAAATTATAACTAAAATTAAAAATACTCCTGAGAAAGATTTTATATTTGGTGTAGCTGTAGAATCCCATGGCCCATATAATACGCCAATAGATGGAGATATTGTAGTAAAAAATGATTTACTTAATGAACAGGAATTACTAGAACTCCAAAATTATGCAAATATTATTAAACATGTAGATGATTTTATTCTTAATTTAGTAAATGAACTCAATAATATAGATGAAGAATACGTTCTGATATTTTATAGCGATCATCTACCTTCTCTTGGAGAAAATCATAGTACATTATCTTTATTAGATAGTGTAGATTTATTTAAAACTCCTTATTTAATAATTGAATCAAATAATAATAATTCGATATCTATTGAGAATGAAGAAATTCATTCTTATGAATTTCTTCATGAAATTTTTTCAGATTTAAATATAAATTCTACTATATATCATAAATTAAGGACAATTTTAAAACAAGATCAGAATTATGATGATTACGAAAAGCAGTTAATATTGGATATAAAAAAACAAAACATATATGAAGATAATAAATTTCCTTACGAAAAATCCACTATAAAAATAGGTAATAAACCTCAAATTATAGAAAATGTTAATATATCTGAGAATGAAATTTTAATAATTGGAAGTGGTTTTACTGAAAATTCAAAGATTCTAGTCAATGGTATAAAAATTGATACCCAATATATATCTCCTAATTGTCTAAAATCTGTAAATTACACTACCAATAATGATGATATATTTTTAGTTGTATTATTTTCAAATAAAAATTCTCCTTTAGATATCAGTAATAAATTTATATTTTAA
- the metG gene encoding methionine--tRNA ligase — translation MKNTYYITTPIYYASGNLHIGHTYTTIMSDSIARFKRLQGYNVKFLTGTDEHGLKIQQNAEKASKNPKEYVNEIVEKIKFLWELFNIDYDIFIRTTDDYHIETVQNIFENLYKNGDIYKGTYKGHYCIPCESFLTETQLIDNKCPDCKRDVIIQKEDAYFFKISKYADKLLKHIEENPLFIQPESRKNEMINNFIKPGLQDLCVSRTSLKWGIPVKFDSDHVVYVWIDALSNYISALGYRNNRENLMDSFWPADLHVVGKEIVRFHVIYWPIMLFALNLPLPKQVFGHGWLLINGNKMSKSQGSVIDPIILSKHFSIDSIRYFLLREVNFGNDGVFNNELFMMKVNSDLSNLLGNLISRTISMVIKYFNGVIPNQTEILNDDMELINSVKNLKDKVTSYMDQLKISNALSEIFNCISLSNKYIDETKPWILGGDKNSIDRLKTVLYNLCESIRVFSILLSPFMPNTSKEIKCKLNYEIDSFDSISEFNGTKAGTIVQKGENLFPRINIEEKLKELLNKYI, via the coding sequence ATGAAAAATACCTACTATATAACAACACCTATATATTATGCCTCAGGAAATTTACATATTGGACATACATATACGACAATAATGAGTGATTCAATAGCTAGATTCAAAAGACTTCAGGGATATAATGTAAAATTTTTAACAGGAACTGACGAACATGGACTAAAAATACAACAAAATGCTGAAAAAGCTTCAAAAAATCCTAAAGAATATGTTAATGAAATAGTTGAAAAAATTAAGTTTCTTTGGGAATTGTTTAATATAGATTATGACATATTTATAAGAACAACTGATGACTATCATATAGAAACTGTTCAAAATATATTTGAAAATTTATACAAGAATGGAGATATCTACAAAGGTACATATAAAGGACATTATTGTATACCTTGTGAATCATTTTTAACAGAAACTCAGTTAATTGATAATAAATGTCCAGACTGTAAACGTGATGTAATTATACAAAAAGAGGATGCTTATTTTTTCAAAATCAGTAAATATGCTGATAAATTATTAAAACACATAGAAGAAAATCCATTATTTATTCAACCAGAATCACGAAAGAATGAAATGATAAATAACTTTATAAAACCTGGACTTCAAGATTTATGTGTTTCTAGAACTAGTTTGAAATGGGGAATACCTGTAAAATTTGACAGCGATCACGTTGTTTATGTGTGGATAGATGCTCTATCAAATTACATATCTGCCTTAGGTTATAGAAATAATAGGGAAAATCTTATGGATTCTTTTTGGCCTGCTGATCTTCATGTTGTTGGAAAAGAGATAGTTAGATTTCATGTAATTTATTGGCCCATTATGTTATTTGCGCTTAATCTTCCTCTTCCAAAACAGGTATTTGGTCATGGATGGCTTCTTATAAATGGAAATAAAATGTCTAAATCTCAAGGTAGTGTAATTGATCCTATTATTTTATCAAAACATTTTTCAATTGATTCTATAAGATATTTCCTTTTACGTGAGGTTAATTTTGGAAATGACGGTGTATTTAATAATGAATTGTTTATGATGAAAGTGAATAGTGACTTGTCTAATTTATTAGGTAATCTTATATCAAGAACCATATCTATGGTAATAAAATATTTTAACGGCGTTATTCCTAATCAAACTGAAATATTGAATGATGATATGGAACTTATAAATTCAGTTAAAAATTTAAAGGATAAAGTTACTTCATACATGGATCAATTAAAAATATCAAATGCATTATCTGAAATATTTAATTGTATAAGCCTATCAAATAAATATATAGATGAAACTAAACCATGGATTCTTGGCGGAGATAAAAATTCTATAGATAGACTTAAAACTGTTTTATACAATTTATGTGAATCTATACGTGTGTTTTCAATTCTTCTATCTCCATTTATGCCAAATACATCAAAAGAAATAAAATGTAAACTAAATTATGAAATCGACTCCTTCGATTCAATTTCAGAATTTAATGGAACAAAAGCTGGAACTATAGTTCAAAAAGGAGAAAATTTATTCCCAAGAATAAATATTGAAGAAAAATTAAAAGAACTTTTAAACAAATACATTTAA
- a CDS encoding (2Fe-2S)-binding protein, with the protein MDKDNIIKDKMTKICLCKGIDKFTINECIKDGANTIDKIKEMTGATGGGCKGARCRSKIIELIEAANK; encoded by the coding sequence ATGGATAAAGATAATATCATAAAAGATAAAATGACAAAGATATGTTTGTGTAAAGGAATTGATAAATTTACTATTAATGAGTGTATAAAAGATGGTGCTAATACTATCGATAAGATAAAGGAAATGACAGGTGCAACTGGAGGCGGATGTAAAGGTGCTAGATGCAGAAGTAAAATTATTGAACTTATAGAGGCAGCTAATAAATAG
- a CDS encoding ECF-type riboflavin transporter substrate-binding protein: MKNSSISIRNIVAIGIGSAVFLVLGRFASIPSGIPNTNFELSYAFLALISMIYGPLSGFLIGFIGHTLKDMLFYGSPWFSWILASASIGLIIGLSSRFVKLKDFNKSSIIKFNIAQIISNLIAWLVIAPVLDIFIYSEPTNKVFIQGAIASLLNIITVGIVGTGLLSLYAKSIVKKGSLSKES; the protein is encoded by the coding sequence TTGAAAAACTCTTCTATCTCTATTAGAAATATAGTAGCAATAGGTATTGGTTCTGCTGTTTTTTTGGTTTTAGGACGTTTTGCATCTATCCCTTCTGGAATTCCAAATACAAATTTCGAATTATCTTATGCATTCCTAGCTTTAATCTCAATGATTTATGGACCGTTGTCTGGTTTTTTAATTGGATTTATAGGACATACATTAAAAGATATGTTATTTTATGGTTCACCTTGGTTTAGTTGGATTTTAGCATCTGCAAGCATAGGTCTCATAATTGGTTTATCTTCTAGATTTGTTAAATTAAAAGATTTTAATAAATCTTCAATAATAAAGTTTAATATTGCACAAATTATATCAAATCTTATTGCCTGGCTTGTAATTGCACCTGTTTTAGATATATTTATATATTCAGAACCTACAAATAAAGTATTTATACAAGGAGCAATAGCATCACTTTTAAATATAATAACTGTAGGTATAGTTGGAACAGGCTTATTATCACTCTATGCTAAATCTATTGTTAAAAAAGGTAGCCTATCTAAAGAATCTTAA
- the rplI gene encoding 50S ribosomal protein L9 — protein MKVILTNDIKNVGKKNDLIEVSDGYARNFLFPKKLAIEANDANLNTLNYNKEIERQERIKKIEEFQEIANKLRGKEIIITTKLGTNGKLFGSITSKDICNKINSQFKLNIDKKKISFEQIKSLGNYPISIKLCPEVSVNMVLKVTSD, from the coding sequence ATGAAAGTTATACTCACTAATGACATTAAAAATGTAGGAAAAAAAAATGATTTAATTGAAGTATCGGATGGATATGCAAGAAATTTCTTATTTCCTAAAAAATTAGCCATAGAAGCTAATGATGCAAATTTAAATACATTAAATTACAACAAGGAAATAGAACGTCAAGAACGCATCAAAAAAATTGAAGAATTTCAAGAAATAGCAAATAAATTAAGAGGAAAAGAAATTATAATTACTACAAAGCTTGGTACTAACGGAAAACTATTTGGATCAATAACATCTAAAGATATTTGTAATAAAATAAATTCACAATTCAAATTAAATATAGACAAAAAGAAAATATCATTTGAACAAATTAAATCTTTAGGAAATTATCCAATCTCAATAAAATTATGCCCAGAGGTTTCAGTTAATATGGTACTAAAAGTTACTAGCGACTAA
- a CDS encoding YkvI family membrane protein, whose protein sequence is MNNLMSVFKVSCIFIGTIVGAGLASGKEIYQFFSVYGLSSFFGLIICFFMYVFIGNMVCDICNKKNLSSYDLLINEICPKIPAKILNSFVGLYYLFSSSIIFAASGSIINQFFSIPNILGIILMIVVSVIILKFSMKGLVLINSLSVPIMICLIFIIFIMFELFLKPIDIETLSLLTFKDNGIRLHNNIILSCILYGGFNILSATGILSSLATQHKRSNFKKGIFIGSLLLILISMIINYLILSNMPYIAKYDIPLLYISRIFGKVFQLIILVLIWVEMLSTETSSLYSLAKSISNKYKISLFKSILLILVISIPISIIGFTKLISIIYPLFGLLGVVFIYYIIKYKYIKKKGI, encoded by the coding sequence GTGAATAATTTAATGAGCGTATTTAAAGTATCATGTATCTTTATTGGTACAATTGTAGGGGCTGGACTTGCATCAGGAAAGGAAATATATCAGTTTTTTTCTGTATATGGGTTAAGTAGTTTTTTTGGACTTATAATATGCTTTTTTATGTATGTATTTATTGGAAATATGGTATGCGATATATGTAATAAAAAAAATTTATCTTCTTATGATCTTTTAATAAATGAAATATGCCCCAAAATTCCAGCTAAAATTTTAAATAGTTTTGTAGGTTTATATTATTTGTTTTCCTCCTCGATTATATTTGCGGCAAGTGGTTCTATAATAAATCAGTTTTTTTCAATACCGAATATTTTGGGGATAATATTAATGATAGTAGTTTCGGTTATAATTTTAAAATTTAGCATGAAGGGACTTGTTCTAATTAATTCATTAAGTGTACCAATAATGATTTGTTTAATATTTATAATATTCATAATGTTTGAATTATTTTTGAAACCAATAGATATAGAAACATTATCATTACTTACTTTTAAAGATAATGGAATAAGATTACATAATAATATAATTTTATCTTGTATTTTGTATGGTGGATTTAATATTTTAAGTGCAACGGGTATTTTATCTAGTCTCGCAACTCAACATAAGAGAAGTAATTTTAAAAAAGGTATATTTATAGGATCTTTACTTTTGATATTAATAAGTATGATTATAAATTATTTGATTTTATCAAATATGCCATACATAGCTAAGTATGATATACCTCTCTTGTATATATCTAGAATATTTGGAAAAGTATTTCAACTAATTATACTTGTTTTGATATGGGTGGAAATGCTTTCAACAGAAACATCTAGTCTTTACTCTCTTGCAAAAAGCATTTCAAATAAGTATAAAATTTCATTATTTAAAAGTATTTTATTGATTTTAGTTATTTCAATACCTATATCCATAATTGGTTTTACTAAACTAATTTCTATTATATATCCATTGTTTGGGTTACTAGGAGTAGTGTTTATTTATTATATAATTAAGTATAAATACATAAAGAAAAAGGGTATCTAA
- a CDS encoding ABC transporter ATP-binding protein, whose product MKEKLIEFIDFSFKYNSQQSSTLKNINLTIYKNEKILVLGESGCGKSTLFNSINGLVPFFYQGEISGNLEIKNKNTKNMSIFEISKSVATILQDTDNQFIALTSAEDIAFKLENLCVNQKVMHEKVNKISSLIGVNDFLNSNPHNLSGGQKQRVTLGGVLVDDSEILIFDEPLANLDPKTSEETINLINKITEKTPKTVIIIEHRLEEVLKLNFDRVLLMHNGCIVFDGEMNKLLCSSLLKKYGIREPLYLTALKYAGCNVEKYPNVFDIKNLDISPFKHNIETFYNDLKYFNPHNIIDSSSPLLRCENINFSYNNKKNVLNNVSFDVYKNELLCIVGKNGAGKSTISKIICGFLKPSSGKILFNNKDITNSTIFERSSLIGYVMQNPNQMISHNLLFDEVAFTLKNMKLNKNEIETKVYNILKICGLYEFRNWPISALSFGQKRRVTIASILVSNPKILILDEPTAGQDFNHYNKVMEFIKSLKNHGITSIMITHDMNLLMEYADRCIVISDGKKIGDDIPSKILSNDDIIKNANLKKTSLHSISEKLSLNNTEIFINKFITYDRSTRDKNETCS is encoded by the coding sequence ATGAAAGAAAAATTAATCGAGTTTATAGACTTTAGTTTTAAATACAATTCTCAACAATCTTCAACACTTAAAAATATAAATCTTACTATTTATAAAAATGAAAAAATATTAGTATTAGGTGAATCTGGATGTGGTAAAAGTACACTATTTAACTCTATAAATGGTCTTGTTCCGTTTTTTTATCAGGGAGAAATTTCTGGTAATTTGGAAATTAAAAATAAAAATACCAAAAATATGTCTATTTTTGAAATTTCAAAAAGCGTAGCTACAATACTTCAGGATACTGATAATCAATTTATAGCATTAACATCTGCAGAAGATATAGCTTTTAAGTTAGAAAACTTGTGTGTTAATCAAAAAGTTATGCACGAAAAAGTTAATAAAATATCTTCTCTCATTGGTGTAAATGATTTTTTAAATTCAAATCCTCATAATCTATCTGGTGGACAAAAACAGAGGGTAACTCTAGGTGGAGTACTTGTAGATGATAGTGAAATATTAATTTTTGATGAGCCTCTAGCAAATTTAGATCCAAAAACATCTGAAGAAACTATAAATTTAATTAATAAAATAACAGAGAAAACTCCTAAGACTGTAATAATAATAGAACATAGACTTGAAGAGGTATTGAAACTTAATTTTGATAGAGTATTGTTAATGCATAATGGTTGCATAGTTTTTGATGGTGAAATGAATAAATTACTATGCTCTTCATTATTAAAAAAATATGGAATACGAGAGCCTTTATATTTAACAGCTCTAAAATATGCTGGATGTAATGTAGAAAAATATCCAAATGTTTTTGATATAAAAAATTTAGATATCTCACCATTTAAACATAATATTGAAACTTTTTACAATGATTTAAAATACTTCAATCCCCATAATATTATTGATTCATCCTCTCCATTATTAAGATGTGAGAATATAAATTTTAGTTATAATAATAAAAAAAATGTGTTAAATAACGTATCATTTGACGTTTATAAAAATGAATTATTATGTATCGTTGGTAAAAATGGTGCTGGAAAATCTACAATTTCAAAAATTATATGCGGTTTTTTAAAACCATCTTCTGGTAAAATATTATTTAATAATAAAGATATAACAAATTCTACAATTTTTGAGCGCTCATCTTTAATTGGATATGTAATGCAAAATCCAAATCAAATGATAAGTCATAATTTATTATTTGATGAAGTAGCATTTACTCTTAAAAATATGAAATTGAATAAAAATGAGATAGAAACTAAAGTATATAATATATTGAAAATATGTGGTTTGTATGAATTTAGGAATTGGCCTATCTCTGCACTTAGTTTTGGTCAAAAAAGACGTGTAACAATAGCATCTATTTTAGTTAGTAATCCTAAAATACTTATTTTAGATGAACCAACAGCTGGGCAAGATTTTAATCATTATAATAAAGTAATGGAATTTATAAAGAGTTTGAAAAATCATGGTATAACTTCAATTATGATAACTCATGATATGAATTTGCTTATGGAATACGCAGATAGGTGCATTGTTATATCGGATGGTAAAAAAATAGGTGATGATATTCCTTCTAAAATTTTATCAAATGATGACATAATTAAAAACGCAAACTTAAAGAAAACCTCATTACATAGTATTTCTGAAAAATTATCCTTAAATAATACTGAGATATTTATAAACAAATTTATAACTTATGATAGGAGCACAAGAGATAAAAATGAAACTTGTTCTTGA
- a CDS encoding energy-coupling factor transporter transmembrane component T family protein yields the protein MKLVLEYIDKNSFIHNLTGATKLICFILWCTITIITYDTRLLISLLILSLFLFKISKIKFKDISLIIIFILIFLLLNNILIYIFGPNTGSEIYGTKTILLNFNNSYSVTAEQIFYQFNITLKYFSVIPISLLFILTTNPSEFAASLNKIGINYKISYSISLALRYIPDIIEDYKNVSLSKQARGIDMSKNEKLIVRMKNMFLIIIPIIFSSLNRIDKISCAMELRGFGYNKKRTWYNQKKFKKNDILSILFFIILNLISIYLFHTNNGRFFNPFK from the coding sequence ATGAAACTTGTTCTTGAATATATAGATAAGAATTCATTTATTCATAACTTAACAGGCGCAACTAAATTAATATGTTTTATACTTTGGTGTACTATAACAATAATAACATACGATACAAGATTACTAATTTCCTTACTAATCTTAAGTTTATTTTTATTTAAAATATCGAAGATAAAATTTAAAGATATTTCTTTGATAATAATATTTATACTAATATTTCTCTTATTAAATAATATACTCATATACATCTTTGGTCCTAATACAGGGTCAGAAATATATGGAACTAAAACTATTTTATTAAATTTTAATAACTCATATTCAGTTACTGCTGAGCAGATTTTTTATCAATTTAATATTACGCTAAAATATTTTAGTGTAATACCTATTTCTTTATTATTTATATTAACAACAAACCCGAGCGAATTTGCTGCATCATTAAATAAAATAGGTATAAATTATAAAATTTCATATTCTATATCATTAGCTCTCAGGTATATACCAGATATAATAGAGGATTATAAAAATGTGTCTTTATCTAAACAAGCTCGTGGAATTGATATGTCTAAAAACGAAAAACTAATTGTTAGAATGAAAAATATGTTCCTTATAATTATACCTATAATATTTTCAAGCCTTAATCGTATAGATAAGATTTCATGCGCAATGGAACTTAGAGGATTTGGATATAACAAAAAACGTACATGGTACAATCAGAAAAAATTCAAAAAAAATGATATACTCTCAATATTATTTTTTATAATTTTAAATTTAATATCAATATATTTATTCCATACAAATAATGGTCGATTTTTTAATCCATTTAAATAG